In Defluviitalea raffinosedens, the DNA window ACAGCAGCTGGAAGAATGATTTTTACTAAAGCAAAAGATGAATAAATTAAAACTCCGGAGTTTTTCTTCGGAGTTTTTTAAAGGAGATCGCTATGGATAACAAATATACTACAGTTATTATACCTGCCGCAGGAAAAGGCAAGAGGATGGGCGCACAAATCAGTAAGCAGTATTTGGAAATAGGAGACAAGCCTATTATTGTACATACGATTGAGAAGTTTGATCAATCACTTTTGATTCATGAAATTATAGTCGTTACATCAAAAGAAGAAATGGGATACTTTAAAGAGGAGATTCTATCCAAGTATCACTTTAATACACCCATAAAAATTGTTGCTGGGGGAAATGAAAGGCAAGAATCCGTATATAATGGTTTGAAAAATATTTCCCCTAAAGCTGAAATCATTCTCATCCATGACGGAGCCAGACCTTTTATTTCAAAAGAAGAGATCGAAAAAAGTATTGAAGGGGCCAAGGTGTATGGAGCTTGTGTTCTTGGAGTAAGAGTAAAAGATACTATTAAAATTTGCAATGAAGAGGGATATGTAGAAAGCACACCACGAAGAGAAAGTTTATGGGCAGTACAAACACCACAATCGTTTCAAAAGTCTATTATCATGGAAGCGCATAGAAAAGCGGCAGAGGAGCACTTTTTGGGAACAGATGATGCCACATTGGCAGAACGATTGGGATATCCTATAAAGATCATAGAAGGAAGTTACCAGAATATAAAAATCACAACTCCTGATGATTTGACAATAGGAGAAGCAATTCTAAGAAAAAGCCTATAATATCGTGTTTTAATACATATTGATAAAATGTGATATAAAATTATTAAGAAAAAATAATAAAAATGTCTTGACTTTGTGTTTTAGATGTGTTATTTTATATAAGCGCTCGGCAAGAGCGGTAATTAAATAATGGAGAGGTGTCCGAGTGGTTTAAGGAGCTGGTCTTGAAAACCAGTGACTCCGAAAGGGGCCGTGGGTTCGAATCCCACCTTCTCCGTTCATATTGTTTTTAAAGTCAACCTTTTTGTTGTGGAGAAGTA includes these proteins:
- the ispD gene encoding 2-C-methyl-D-erythritol 4-phosphate cytidylyltransferase, with the translated sequence MDNKYTTVIIPAAGKGKRMGAQISKQYLEIGDKPIIVHTIEKFDQSLLIHEIIVVTSKEEMGYFKEEILSKYHFNTPIKIVAGGNERQESVYNGLKNISPKAEIILIHDGARPFISKEEIEKSIEGAKVYGACVLGVRVKDTIKICNEEGYVESTPRRESLWAVQTPQSFQKSIIMEAHRKAAEEHFLGTDDATLAERLGYPIKIIEGSYQNIKITTPDDLTIGEAILRKSL